A region of Anolis carolinensis isolate JA03-04 unplaced genomic scaffold, rAnoCar3.1.pri scaffold_7, whole genome shotgun sequence DNA encodes the following proteins:
- the ndufa11 gene encoding NADH dehydrogenase [ubiquinone] 1 alpha subcomplex subunit 11 translates to MSGYWDIPEGTECARKAWLTGRLGAAVGLVGSIYHVILFPSETTLHAFQRVANATVGMATLGAVFGVTTCLSAEIRDAPEDPLNYFAGGCMSGALLGARAHNFGVGTACCLGLGTVAALTKIGKKEGWRVVGPPIN, encoded by the exons ATGTCCGGCTACTGGGACATCCCGGAGGGCACGGAGTGCGCGAGGAAGGCCTGGCTCACGGGCCGGCTCGGGGCCGCCGTCG GCCTGGTGGGCTCCATTTACCACGTCATCTTGTTCCCGTCAGAAACGACCCTGCACGCCTTCCAGAGGGTCGCCAACGCCACCGTCGGGATGG CCACCCTGGGGGCCGTTTTCGGGGTGACCACGTGTCTCAGCGCCGAGATCCGGGACGCCCCCGAGGACCCGCTGAACTACTTTGCCGGGGGCTGCATGTCGGGCGCCCTCCTCGGAGCCAGAG CGCACAACTTTGGCGTGGGCACCGCCTGCTGCCTCGGCCTGGGCACGGTGGCGGCCTTGACCAAAATCGGCAAGAAGGAAGGCTGGCGCGTGGTAGGACCCCCCATAAACTGA